A DNA window from Hordeum vulgare subsp. vulgare chromosome 1H, MorexV3_pseudomolecules_assembly, whole genome shotgun sequence contains the following coding sequences:
- the LOC123419715 gene encoding cytochrome b561 domain-containing protein At2g30890-like yields MLLLGRKRLVPAVSGFVILSLASSTHGASDSLEGLNQSYKMVQPLELTPKLSLQLKLHAFLLWSSVGFLMPIGVLLIRFSTNVKSAKAVRVLFYCHVAAQVTGVALATAAAALSITNFENAFNNTHQRIGLALYGLVWLQPLIGFLRPDRGVKARSVWYLAHWLLGVAVCVVGVANVYIGLHTYRERTGRSVGLWTALLTAEVSAVALVYLLQDRWNHIVRQEEAAAGDERRSETETSEEPSYPANDHKEVAVMP; encoded by the exons ATGCTACTGCTTGGAAGAAAAAGACTGGTCCCTGCAGTGTCAGGGTTTGTGATTCTCTCCCTTGCAAGCTCGACGCATGGCGCTTCAGATAGCCTCGAGGGTCTGAACCAAAGCTACAAGATGGTCCAGCCATTGGAG CTGACGCCCAAGCTGTCGCTGCAGCTCAAGCTCCACGCCTTCCTCCTCTGGTCGTCGGTCGGCTTCCTGATGCCGATCGGCGTGCTGCTGATCAGGTTCTCGACCAACGTCAAGAGCGCCAAGGCCGTCAGGGTCCTCTTCTACTGCCACGTCGCCGCGCAGGTCACCGGCGTGGCCCTGGCCACCGCCGCCGCGGCGCTGTCGATCACCAACTTCGAGAACGCCTTCAACAACACCCACCAGCGGATCGGGCTCGCCCTCTACGGCCTCGTCTGGCTCCAGCCGCTCATCGGCTTCCTCCGGCCCGACAG GGGGGTGAAGGCGAGGAGCGTGTGGTACCTTGCTCACTGGCTGCTGGGGGTGGCGGTGTGCGTGGTCGGGGTGGCCAACGTCTACATCGGCCTGCACACGTACCGGGAGAGGACCGGCAGGAGCGTCGGGCTCTGGACGGCGCTCCTCACCGCCGAGGTCTCCGCCGTGGCGCTCGTCTACCTCCTCCAGGACAGGTGGAACCACATCGTCCGGCAAGAAGAGGCGGCCGCCGGGGACGAGCGGCGGTCGGAGACCGAGACGTCGGAGGAGCCGTCGTACCCGGCCAACGACCACAAGGAGGTGGCCGTGATGCCGTAG
- the LOC123450440 gene encoding 60S ribosomal protein L18a-like, translating to MVAHRFHQYQVVGRALPTPGDEQPKIYRMKLWATNEVRAKSKFWYFLRKLKKVKKANGQMLAINEIFEKNPTTIKNYGIWLRYQSRTGYHNMYKEYRDTTLNGGVEQMYTEMASRHRVRSPCIQIIKTATVDFKLCKRDNTKQFHNSKIKFPLVYQKVRPPTRKLKTTYKATRPNLFM from the exons ATGGTCGCCCACAGG TTCCACCAGTACCAGGTGGTGGGTCGCGCGCTGCCGACCCCGGGCGATGAGCAGCCCAAGATCTACCGCATGAAGCTCTGGGCCACCAACGAGGTCCGCGCCAAGTCCAAGTTCTG GTACTTCCTGAGGAAGCTCAAGAAGGTGAAGAAGGCCAACGGCCAGATGCTCGCCATCAACGAG ATCTTTGAGAAGAACCCGACCACCATCAAGAACTACGGCATCTGGCTGCGCTACCAGAGCAGGACCGGTTACCACAACATGTACAAGGAGTACCGCGACACGACTCTGAACGGCGGTGTGGAGCAGATGTACACGGAGATGGCGTCGCGGCACCGCGTGCGTTCCCCGTGCATCCAGATCATCAAGACTGCGACGGTGGACTTCAAGCTGTGCAAGAGGGACAACACGAAGCAgttccacaactcgaagatcaaGTTCCCGCTGGTGTACCAGAAGGTGCGCCCCCCCACCCGCAAGCTCAAGACCACCTACAAGGCCACAAGGCCCAACCTCTTCATGTGA